Sequence from the Armatimonadota bacterium genome:
TGACGATGGTGAAGAAGCGCGTGTCCAGCCCGGGGCGCTCGGTCACCGCGCGCACCAGGCGCGGCAGGTCGAGCCAGGCGGTGCCGTAGCGCTGCTGCGCGTAGCAGCCCAGGCGGGCCCGCGCCAGCGCGTCCTCCGGGGTGGTGCCCTCGTGGCAGGCGACGAGCCCTGCCGCCACGAAGGCCTGCAGCCCCGGGTGGAGGGCCGGGCTGGCGTAGTGCCCGGTGGGGACCACCCCGGCGCGCAGCGAGGCGGCGGTGATGGCGTGCACCTGCGGGTCGCCGTAGATCACCCCGGGGAAGTTCATCTGCTCCCCCTGCAGCTGCGCCCACCCGCGCCGGTACGCCTCGGCCACCTCCTCCGGCCCCAGCGTCGCCCCCGCGTCCTCCATCCCCGGGATGGAGGGGACGCACACCGGCATGGCCAGGAGGACCTTGAGGGGGAGCCCTGCCGCGGCGGCGTGGAAGAGCTCCACCGCCCGCAGGCCGAAGACGTTGGCCAGCTCGTGGTTATCGCAGGCGATGGTGGTCGTGCCGTGCGGCAGGACCGCCCGGGCGAAGCTGCGCACGTCCACCATGCTGCTCTCCACGTGCAGGTGGGTGTCGATGAAGCCCGGCGCGAGGTAGCGGCCGGCGACGTCCACGACGGTGGTGTGCGGGCCGATGGGGAGGTGGCCGGCGTCGCCGACCAGCGCGATGAACCCCTCCCGCACGGCCACGTCGACCCCCTCCAGCACCTCGGCCGTGTTCACGTTCACCAGCCGGCCGCCGCGCAGCAGCAGGTCGGGCGGCTCGCGCCCCATGGCGGTGGCGGCGAGCGCCTGCGTCACCTGGTCGAGCGTGCGCCGGCGGTGCCCGGCAACGGTCATGGACGGCCTCCCGGGTGAGGGTTGCCGCTGTATTGGACGTCGGGCCGGGCGGCCCCTACAGGCCGGCTGCGGCGGCGGACTCCGGGCAGACCCCCTCCGGCGGGGAGCGCTCCTCGCTGTGCGCGGGTCGGGCGGGAACCCGACCCGCGCCCGCCGGAGGACGAGGCCGGTGAAGGGATTGGTGGAGTCTCGGGAGCGATAGACGACCTGTACACTTCCAGGGTGGGTTCTGCCCGATGGCGGGTCCGGCTAGGGGCCGGGACGGCGGCGCCGGGGGATGTCGGCGTCGGGAAGGAGGCAGGCGGAGACGCGCGCGCTGCTCGCGGCGGTGACGGATGCCGGCTACCTGCTGCAGGTGCGCTTTCCGGGGCTGGGCGTGGCCGGCGCCCTGTGGAGCCGACTCCGCTACGGCCGCCTCTCGGCCGGGTACGCGCGCGCGGTCGCCCGCGACCCGGCCTACCTGGCGCCGCTCGAGGTCCTGCTGAGCGTGCTTGGCCCTGTGGAAGGGATGATCGTCGAGAGCGGGGCCGGCACGGGGACCGCCACGGCGCGGTTGCTGGAGGCGAACCCCGACGCTCCGGTCGTGGCCGTGGACCGGTCGGCGGCGATGCTGTCCCTCATGGAGAAGAGGTCCGGGCGGGTCGTCGGGGTGGTGGGCGACGCCTTCCGCCTGCCGGTCGCCCGGGATGTGGCGGCGCTGGCCATCAGCCACAACGCCCCCTGCTCGCTGGTGGAACTGGCCCGGGTTACACGCCGCGGCGGCCACGTCGCCCTGGTCCTCTCGGCGGCCGGGCGGTTGCCGGCCTGCTTCTGCACGTGGGCGCTACGCGCCCGGCCGGCCGACCTGGTGCCGGTCCGCACGGTGTCGGCCGGCCGAGGCCGGGGGTGGCTCTTCCGGAAATCCGAGGAGAGCGCCGCCGGCCTCAGGTGAAGCGCACGACCTCTTCGGGGTCGAGGAGCTGCAGCGGGCGCGGGCTGAGGGGCGCGGGCGCGACGAGGTCGACTTCCACCTCGTCCGGGCCGCGCAGCCGCAGGCCCACCTCGCTGCCGGCGTCGTACGCTCCCAGGACCCGCTCCGGTGCGGCCGCGAGCACCCGCTGCGCCAGCGCCTGCAGGGCTTCCCGGCGCGGGAGCGCGACGGCCCACGCCACCAGCCGCACACTGTCCGGCGGCGGCGGCGGGACCCCCACCCCTGCCCACGTGTTGAGGCCGATGTGGTGGTGGTAGCCGCCCGCGGCCAGGAAGAGGGCCCGCGGGCCGTACCAGGCGACCTCCTCGAAGCCCAGCAGGTCCCGGTAGAACGCGGCCGCGGCGGCGATGTCCGCGGTGCGCAGGTGGATGTGCCCGATGCGGGCGGCGGGGTGGGCGCCGGTCCAGGGCGCGTCGGGAGGGGCCTGCGCCAGCAGGTCGACCAGGTCCAGCGGCAGCGTGTCGATCTGCAGCTGCCCGTCCCGGCGCGGCCAGCGGTCGCGCGGCCGGTCGGCGTACACCTCGATGCCGTGGCCGTCGGGGTCGGCCAGGTAGATCGCCTCGCTCACCAGGTGGTCGGAGGCGCCTTCCAGGGGGACCTCAAGCCTCAGCAGGCGGCGCAGCAGGCGCGCCAGCGTGGCCCGGTCCGGGTGGAGGAAGGCAACGTGGTAGAGCCCGCTCGTCCGCGCCGGCTGGGGTCGCGCGCCCGGCTGCTCGGTGAGGACCAGGGCGGCCGGCGGCTCCCCGCTGGCCGAGAGGCCCACCGTGCGCCCGCCCCCGGCCCCTGCCGCGGCGTGGATCGGGACGGGCACCTCGCCGGCGACCACGCGCCACCCCAGGGCATCGCGGTAGAAGGCCAGCGCCCGGTCGAGGTCGGCCACCGTGAGGTGGACGCGGCCCACGGTGGCATCCGGAGGAAGCGGGGGACCGGCCTCAGATCGCGCGGGAGACGTCACGGCGCGGCGGGCAACTCGTCGTCGCGCAACTCGCCCGGCACCACCGTCAGCTCGAGGGGCTCGACCCCGCGCAGCACGGCCACGCGCAGCGGGCGTCCGATGGCCTGCTCCGTCCCCAGCACCCGCTGCAGGTCGTCGGGGGACGTCACGGGCTGCCCGTCGAGGCCGACGACCACGTCGCCCGGACGGATCCCGCCGGCCGCCGCCGGCGTCCCCGGGAGGACCTCCACCACGCGCACGGCCGTCTCGGCCGGCAGGTGGTGTTGCAGCACCAGCCGCCGGTCCAGCCGGTGGGGCTGCGCGGAGATGCCCAGGTAGGCCCGCCGGACCCGTCCGTGCCGGATGAGCTGCGCCGCCACCTGCGCCGCCGTGTTGGCGGGGATGGCGAAGCAGATCCCCTGCGAGCCGGCGATGACGGCGGTGTTGATGCCCACGACGCGGCCGCGGAAGTCGACCAGCGGCCCGCCCGAGTTGCCGGGATTGAGGGGCGCGTCGGTCTGGATGACGTTCTCGATGAGGCGGCCCGTCTCGGTGCGCAGCGTGCGCCCCAGCGCGCTGACCACGCCCGTCGTCACCGTGGCCTGGAACCCCAGCGGGTTGCCGATGGCCACCACCAGCTGCCCCGGGCGCAGGCGCGAGGAGTCGCCGAACTCCACCGCCGGCAACCCGGTCTCGGGGACGGCGATCACCGCCAGGTCGGTGTGCGGGTCGGCGCCGACGAGGCGGGCCTGCAGCTCCCGCCCGTCGGGCAGCCGCACCGCGATGCGGTCGGCGCCCCGCACGACGTGGCGGTTGGTGAGGATGTAGCCGTCGGGGGTGATGATGGCGCCGCTCCCGGCCCCGCGCAGCTCCGGCCAGCCGCGGCGCTGCAGGGACGCCGGCGCCCGGCGGGCCAGGCCGACGCTGACCACCGCCGGGCCCACTCGCTCGACGGCCCGGACCACGGTCCGGGAGTAGGCGTCGAGGGCCTCGACCTCCACCGCGGCCGTCTCCTCCCGAGCCGGCGGACCGTTCGCGCCGGGGGCGGGGAGGTCGTCGCGGACTTCGGGGTCGTGCTGGGTCACCAGCTGCGCCAGTCGCATCGTCTGCTCCTCAGCAAGGCACAACGGCTCCCCCGCAGCCGGTATTCCAGCCCGAGGCCGGCGGCCCTGCCGGTCGACGGTCCCCGGGCAGGCGTCGGTGCCCCGCGGGTGGAACTCTCCGGGGTCGGCGAGAGAAGGAGGGATCCCCGGTGAAGCGTGTGGCGCACCACCGCCTGGCCGAGCTCCCGGCCGAGGCGGTCAACCCGTACATGACCCGGCGGCTGGTGTGGGGCGAGCGCGTCATGGCGGCCTTCATGGAGTTCAAGCAGGGCGCCGTGGTCCCGGTCCATGCGCACGACAACGAGCAGATCACCTACTGCATCTCCGGGTTGATGCGCTTCACGCTGCCCGACGGCGAGCTGCTGCTGCGGCCCGGCGAGGTGCTGGTGATCCCCGGCGGCGTGCCGCACGGAGCGGAGTGCCCCGAGGACACGGTGGAGATGGACATCTTCAGCCCGCCCCGCCAGGACTGGATCGACCGCACCGACGACTACCTGCGGCGCTGAGGGGGGCGGGACGTGCAGGCGCAGCGGCCGGCCATGGATGACCGCATCGACATCCTGGCGGGGATGGCGCTCTTCGCCGACCTCTCCCGCGCCCAGCTCGAGGCCGTGGCCCACACCTTCGAGGAGGAGTGGTTCAGCGAGGGCCAGCGCATCCTGCGGCAGGGGCTCTCCGGGGCGGGGTTCTACGTGATCCTGGATGGCGAGGTGGCGGTGCGCGTGGACGGGGAAACGCGCGCCACCCTGGCGCGCGGGGACGTCTTCGGCGAGGTCTCGGCGCTGCTGGGCGAGCCGCCGGTGGCCGACGTGGTGGCCCTGCGGCCGCTGCGCTGCCTGGTGCTGGCGGCGCCGGAGGTGAAGGGGTTCCTGCTGGCCTATCCGACGGTGATGTACCGGATGCTCCAGGTCGTGGCGCGGCGGCTCCGCCACGCCACCCAGTGGCGCGCGTGACCCAGATCCCCGGCGCCGGGAGTGGGCGCCTCCAACCTGCCGCACGCCCCTTCCCGCCGGGGCGCTACCCGGTCGTCGTGGTGGGCAGCGGCCCCGGGGCGCTGCAGGTGGCCTACGCGCTGCGGCGGCTGGGCGTCGAGCCCGCCGTCCTCTCGGGAGACGACGCCCCCGGGGGGATGTTCCGGCACTACCCGCTCTTCCAGCGGCTTATCACCTGGTCGAAGGCCTATCCTCCGGGCGGGCCTGACGGGCGCCTGTACTACTGGCACGACTGGAACTCGCTCATCGTCGACGACCCGCGGGAGCGGGCGCTCCTCCCCGAGTTCATGGACGGGAGCTCCATCTTCCCCTCGCGCGAGGAGATGGCCCGCAGCCTCGTGGCCTTCGCGGAGCGCACCCGCCTGCGCGTGCGCTACGGGGTGACCTGGGAGGGGACGCGGCGGGAGGCGGAGGGCTTCACGCTCCTCACCAGCGACGGGGCCTACCAGGCGCGCGTCCTGGTCTTCGCCGTCGGGATGGCCCAGCCGTGGAAGGCGCCTATCCCCGGGATCGAGCCCGTCCCGCACTACGTCGAGGCGAAGCCGCTCGCCGCCTACACCGGCAAGCGAGTCCTCATCATCGGCAAGCGCAACAGCGCCTTCGAGCTGGCCGACGCGCTCCTCCCGGTGGCCCGCCAGCTCGTCCTCCTCTCGCCCCGGCCGCCGCTCCTCTCCCTGCTGCACCGCTCCACGGCCGGCGTGCGGGCCCGGTACGCCGTGCCGTACGAGGACCACGCGCTGGGCGGCAACGTCTTCGTCCTGGACGCCGCCGTCGAGCGGGTGGAGCGCACCGCAGACGGCTACCGAGTGCACGCGCAGGGGACCACACGTCCCGGGCCGCTGGTGCTGGAGAGGGAGGAGGCCATCGTGGCCACCGGTTTCGCCGCGCCGCTCGGCGACCTGCGCGCGCTCGGGGTGGCCACCTTCGCCCAGGACCGGCTGCCGGGCCTCACGCCATTCTGGGAGAGCGCCACCGTCCCGGGGATCTACTTCGCCGGTGCCGCCTCCCAGGGCGCCGTGGGGCTGCGCAAGCACGGCGTTCCCAGCAATTCCGGGGGGATTGGCGGCTTCCGGCACAACGCCCGCGTGCTGGCCCGCCACCTGGTGGAGACGCACTTCGGGCAGCGCCTGCCGCGGCCCACGCTGCACCCCGAGGCCGTCGTCCCCTACCTGCTCGGCGAGGCCACCCGCGCCTCGGAGCTGTGGAACCAGCGCTCCTACCTGGCGCGGGTGGTGGCCTTCGACCGCGAGCGCGGCATCACCGACGAGGGGATCCTGCCGCTGGCCTGGTTCGTGGACGCGCCGGGGCCCGACGCGGTGGCCATCGTGCTGGAGACGGACGCCACCGGCGACCACCACCCGGCGGTGTACGTGCGCCGGGGCGGGCGGGTGACGGAGCACGTCCTCCCCGGCGACCCGCTCCTCACCTTCGAGCGCCCCGACCACCACGCGCAGCTCGCCGACATCCTGCGGGGCCTGCTGGCCTGACGGCACGCCGCAGCAGCGGGTGACGGGGCCGGCCTCATCTGCCGAAGGTGGCCGTTTGCAACTGGGCCCGGGGCGAGTGTCAGTGGTGGACCTGGTCGGTGACGGCGCGGAGCCGGCGCACCACCTCGCGCAGGATGGCCAGGGTGATGCGGGGGTGCCGCTCCAGCAGCCGGGTGAAGTCCCAGGAGGCCAAGGCGAGGCAGGTCGTGGGTTCCTCGGTGATCACGTGCGCCAGGCGCGGGGCCCGGTCGAGCACGGAGACCTCGCCGAAGAACTCGCCGGGCCCCAGGCGGTTCAGGACCTCGTGGCCCCGCACCACGCGCACGCGTCCGCGCACGATCATGTAGAAGCCCGTGCCCACCTGACCCTGGCGCACGATGTAGCGGTTGGCGGGGAACTCGATCTCCTGCGCGCGGTCCGCGATCATGCCCAGCGCCCGGCCGGAGATCCCGGAGAAGAGGGCGACGCGGCGCAGGAGCTGGACTCTCTGACGGCGGGTCATGGGCATGAGCGTCCCTCGCGGGCGCCATCGTCTTCGACGTCGCTTCGGGCGGTCCTCTCCCGGGCGCCCGCCCGGTAGATGGTCGGTCCGGCGGCCGACGCTTCCTCCACGACCCGGCCGTCCGTCACCAGCAGGTCGAGGTGCCCGACCACCTCGGCCACCGCCAGCATCACGTGCACCGCGTCCGTGCCGGGGAAGAGACGCTGCGCCAGGGTGAAGGCGGTCTGCGGCCCCATGGCGGCCAAGAGTCGGGCCACCTCCTCGGCCCGCCGCACGTGGTGGTCGAGGAGGGCTGCCGCCCGGGCCGCGGGGTCGCGGAAGGGCGGGCCGTGCCCGGGGAAGACCGTCTCCGCCGGCAGGGCGGCCAGGCGGCGCAGCGAGGTCAGGAGGAGCGGCAGGGTGCGCACCCGCCGGCCCTCCGGGGTGAACTCGACGAGCGGGTTGGCGCTGGTCTCCTCCAGCAGGACGTCCCCGGCGATGAGGGCGTCGTCGGCGACGAGGGCGATGTGCCCGGCAGAGTGCCCCGGCGTGTGCACCACCCGCAGCGCCCCCTCCCCGCAGGGCAGCGTGGCACCGTCGGCGAGCGGGGTGACGGCGGACAGCGGGTCGAACAGCTTCCGACTCTGCCGCAGCGCGTCGAGGACCGCCGGGCCGAAGGCCTGGGGCACCCCGGCCAGCCGCAGCGCCTCCAGGACCTGGTCCGCAACGCTCCGGTCGGCGGNNNNNNNNNNNNNNNNNNNNNNNNNNNNNNNNNNNNNNNNNNNNNNNNNNNNNNNNNNNNNNNNNNNNNNNNNNNNNNNNNNNNNNNNNNNNNNNNNNNNACAAGGTGGCCCTGCGGCGCAAGCGCCTGGGGCTGTGGGAGCCGATCACCTGGGGAGCCTACGCGGAGGCGGTGCAGCTGGTGGGGCACGCCCTGCTGGCCCTGGGGGTGCAGCCGGGAGAGCGGGTCGGGGTGGTGGGGGAGAACCGGCCCGAGTGGCTGATGAGCGACCTGGGCATCCAGGCCGCCGGCGGGTGGACCGTGGGGATTTACACCACCAGCAGCCCCGAACAGGTGGCCTACATCCTCGACCACGCCGGGTGCCGCCTGTACATCGTCGAGGGCGAGGAGCAGCTCGACAAAGCCCTGGAGGTGCGCGGCAGGCTGCCGGCCCTCGAGCGCATCGTCGTCATGGACCCGGAGGGGTTGCGCGGCTTCCGCGACCCGCAGGTGCTGCTGTGGGAGGACTTCCTGGCGCTGGGGCGGGCGCACCGGCAGGCCCACCCCGACGCCCTGGATGCGCGCTGGAGCGGCATCGGCCCCGACGACGTGGCGGTGCTGATCTACACCTCGGGGACCACCGGGCCGCCCAAGGGGGCGATGCTCACCCACGGGAACATCCTGTGGACGCTCGAGGCCCTCGACCAGGCCCTGGACTTCCGCCCCACCGACGAGGTCCTCTCCTACCTACCGCTCTCCCACATCGCCGAGCGCCTCCTCTCCGTCTTCGGGCCGATCCGCATTGGCTACACCGTCAACTTCATCGAGAACGTCGACACGGTGCTGGAGAACCTGCGCGAGGTGGCCCCGACCATCCTCTTCGTCGTGCCGCGCATCCTGGAGAAGCTCCACTCCGCGGTGACGCTGCGGCTGCAGGAGGTCGATCCGGTCAAGCGCACCGCCTGCCGGCTGGCCATGGCGGTGGGCCGGCGCGCCGCACCGCCACGCTGGCGGGGGGGGCGGGCCGCGCTGCCGGTGGAGGCGCTGTACCGGCTCGCGGACCTGCTGGTGCTGGGGCCGCTGCGCCGCCGGCTGGGCCTCCACCGGGCGCGCTGGGTCCTCTGCGGCGCCGCGCCCGTCGCCCCCGACGTGCTGGCGGCGTTCTGGGCGCTGGGCGTGCCGGTGCGCCAGGTCTACGGCCAGACCGAGGGGAGCGGGCCGACCACGGTCCACCGCGACGGGGACATCCGCCTGGAGACGGTGGGGCGGCCGCTGCCGGGCGTGGAGGTGCGCCTGGCCCCCGACGGGGAGATCCTGGTGCGGGGCGGGAACGTCTTCCGCGGCTACTACCGCGACCCGGAGGCCACCGCGGCGGCGCTGCAGGACGGGTGGCTCTGCTCCGGCGACGTCGGGGTGCTCGACCCCGACGGCCACCTGCGCATCACCGACCGCAAGAAGGACCTGATCATCACCGCCGGCGGCAAGAACATCGCCCCGCAGGCCATCGAGAACCGGCTGAAGTTCTCCCCCTACATCCACGACGCGGTCGTCATCGGCGAGGGGCGCCGCTACCTGGTGGCGCTGGTCGTCATCGACGAGGAGAACGTCTCGCGCTGGGCGCAGGAACGCCGGCTGCCCTTCACCACCTACAGCGACCTGGCCGCGCACCCGGAGGTCCACCGCCTGGTGGCGCAGGAGGTGGAGGCGGTGAACCGCACGCTCTCCTCCCCCGAGCAGGTCAAGCGCTTCGCCATCTTGCCCAAACGGCTCTACGCTGAGGACGGCGATGTGACGCCCACGCTGAAGGTACGCCGCAAGGCGATCATGGAGAAGTACCGGGACCTGGTCGAGAGCCTCTACCGGTAGGGCACCCGTGCACCCGTTGGTCCGCCCCCTCGGGGTCTGCTTCCTGCTGGCGGCGCTCCTCGCCGCCCCGGGCCCGGCGTCCGTCACCGGCTTCGGGACCGCCGCCACCGCTCCCGCCCTCGGGGGATCCCGCGACACGCTCGTCATCGGGATGAACCAGGAGCCGGACCGCCTGGGCCGCTTCTCGGTGATGTCTGCGGCGCGGGTGGTGGAGGGGGCGCTCTTCGCCCATATCGCCCCCTACACGGAGCGGTGGGTGCGCCGCCCCGTGCTGGTGGAGGACTTCCCGACGCTGGCCAACGGCCGCTGGCAGGTGCGGCCCGACGGGCGGATGCGCCTGGTGTGGCGGGTCCGCCGCGGCTTCCGCTGGCACGACGGGCGCCCGGTGACCGCGCTGGACTTCCGGTTCACCTTCGCCATGGTGCGCCACCCGGCCACCCCGGGGGTGAGCCGGGCGGTACTCGGCAAGGTGGAGCACGTCTTCGTCCCCAATCCGGACGACCCCTACACGCTGGTGGTGCAGTGGCGGGAGCGCTACCCCTTCGCCGGCACGCTGCCCTTCGGGGAGCCCGTGGTCTTCCCCCGCCACCGCCTGGAGGCGGCCTTCCTGCGCTCGCCGGCGCGCCTGCCGCTCGACCCCTACTGGCGCGCGCCGCTCGGCAACGGCCCCTACCGGTTCGTGGAGTGGGTGCCCGGCAGCCACATCCTGCTCGAGGCGGTGCCCCACTTCCCCCTTGGCGCCCCCCGCATCCGCCGCCTCCTCTTCCGCTTCGTGCCGGACGCCACGGTGCTGCAGACGCTGGCCATCGCCGGTCAGGTGGACGCCACCGAGATCAGCGGCTTCGGGGTGGAGCAGGCTCTGGAGGTGCAGCGGCGGAGCTCGGGGGCGGTGGCCCTCTTCACGCCGTCGCTGCGCTGGGAGCGCATCCTCTTCAACCTGGACGACCCCTGGCTGGCCGACCGGCGGGTGCGCTGGGCCATCGCCCACGCCATCGACCGCGAGGGCATCGTGCGCACGCTCTTCCAGGGACGCTACCCGCTGGCCCACACCTGGCTCGCCCCCCGCCACCCGGCCAGCAACCCGCACGTGCGCCGCTACGCCTACGACCCGGCGCGGGCCCGGCAGCTGCTGGCGGAGGCGGGCTTCACCCCCGGACCCGACGGCGTGCTGCGCGACGCGGCGGGGCGGCGGGTGGAGCTGACCATCATGTCCACCGCCGGGGTGGCCGTGCGGGAACAGATCGAGGAGATCGTCCAGGACCAGCTACGCGCCGTGGGCATCGCCCTGCGCATCGACAACCGCCCCGCGTCGGTGCTGCTGGGGCAGATCACCGTGCGGCGGCAGTTCCCGCACCTGGCGCTCTACTCCACCCTCTTCAGCCTCGAGTCCACGGGGTTCGAGGGGTTCCACAGCAGCCAGATCCCCTCGCCGGCCAACAACTGGGAGGGCTTCAACGTCATGGGGTGGCGCCACCCCGAGAACGACCGCCTGCTGGAGGCCATCACCACCGAGCTGGACGAGCGGCGCCGCCACGAGCTGCTGCGGCGGCAGCAGGCCATCTTCGCCGAGGAGCTGCCGGCGCTCCCGCTGTACTTCGTGCCGGCGATCGTCACCGTGCCCCGCACGCTGCGCGGCGTGCGCCCCACCGGCCTCTTTGGCTCCTTCCTCACCTGGAACGCCTGGGAGTGGGCGTGGGCGGAGTGACGGCGTGAGCCGCGTGAGGGGCGCGGGCGCCGCGCGCTGCCGTTGCGGCGGTGTCGCGGCCCTCATCCCGGCGGCGATCCCGTGAGCGCGCCCCCCACCGGCCACATGCTCCGCGAGATCCGGGAGCAGCCCCAGGTGGCCGCGCGCCTGCTGACCGAGGGGAGGGGGGAGGTGGCGGCGCTGGCTCGCGTCCTGCGCCGCCGTCAGCCCCCGTTCGTCGTCTTCGCGGCGCGCGGCTCCTCGGACAACGCCGCCGTCTATGGCAAGTACCTGGTGGAGACCCTGCTGGGGGTGCCGGCGGCTCTGGCCGCGCCCTCGACCGTGACGCTGTACCGGCGGTCCCTGCGGTTGCGCGGGGCCCTCGTGGTCGGCCTCTCCCAGTCGGGGGCGTCTCCCGACGTCGTCGAGTTCGTGGCGGCGGCACGCCGGGCCGGGGCGCTCGCGGTGGCGGTGACGAACCGCCCGCGCTCGCCGCTCGCGGACGCGGCCGCCCACGTCCTGTGGCTGCGCGCCGGCGCGGAGCGCAGCGTGGCGGCCACCAAGACCTTCCTGGCGCAGCTCCTGGTGCTGGCGATGCTCGTGGGAGCCTGGGGGCGGGTGGGGACGCTGCGCCGAGGTCTGGCGCGGGTGCCGGGGGCGGTGGAGGAGGCGCTGGCGCTGGACGCCCCCGTGACCGCGCTGGCGCGGCGGTGGCGCGACGCCACCGGCTGTCTCGTCACCGGCCGCGGCTACGGCTATCCCGTGGCGCTGGAGACCGCCCTCAAGCTGAAGGAGGCCTGCTACCTGATGGCGGAGGCGCTGTCGGGCGCGGACCTGCTCCACGGCCCGATCGCGCTGGCGGCACCGGGCGTGCCGGTGCTGCTCGTGGCCCTGCGGGGACCGTCGCTGGCGGCGCAGCGCGCGGTGACGCGGCGGCTGGCCGCGCGCGGTGCCGAGGTCGCCCTGGTGACGGATGCGCGCCGCGCCGGCCCGCCTGCCGCCACGGTCCTCCCGCTCCCGCAGGACCTCCCCGAACCGCTGGCCGCCATCCCGGCAGCCGTCCCCGCCCAGCTGCTGGCGTGGCATTTGGCCGTCCAGCGCGGCATCGACCCCGACCGGCCCCGCGGGCTACGCAAGGTGACCCGCACCCGGTGACCCCGTGACCCCCGCGTCCCCATCCCGTCCGCTGCGCACGGCCGCCGGCCGCGTGCGCATCGCCGCCGGCCGCGTGGTGGCGCCGGACGGCGACCTCACGCCCGGCTGGGTGGAGGTGGCGGACGGCCGGATCGCCGTGGTGCAGGCGGGGTGGCCGGACGCGGCGGACGTGGCGCTGCCGCGCGGAGTCGTCCTGCCGGGGTTCGTCGACCTGCAGGTGAACGGCGCGGCCGGCGTGGACTTCCTCACGGTCGAAGACCCGGCCGCGCTGGACCCGGCGCTCCGCCACCTCGCCGCCACGGGGGTGACGGGCTTCCTCCCCACCCTCATCAGCGCGCCCCTGCCGGTGGTGCGCCGCGCGCTGGAGGTGCTCAGCGCGGCGCGTGCCGCGGACCGGCCGGGGCCGCGCATCCTGGGCGTGCACCTGGAAGGGCCCTTCCTCGACCCCGCCCACGCCGGCGCCCACGACGTCGCCTGGCTGCAGGCGCCGTCGGTGGAGCTGGCCGAGGCACTCCTGGATGGCTCCGGCGCGGCGGTGCGCCTGGTGACGCTCGCGCCGGAGCTGCCCGGCGCAGGCGCGGTGATCGCCGCGCTGCGGGCGCGGGGAGTCGTCGTGGCTGCCGGCCACACCGGCGCCGACTTCGCCGCCGCCCGCGCGGCCTTCGACGCGGGCGTGGCGATGGTCACGCACCTGTTCAACGCCATGCGCCCGTTCCACCACCGCGAGCCGGGGCTCGTCGGTGCCGCCCTCCTGGACGGTCGGGTGTGCGCCTCGCTCATCCTCGACGACGTCCACCTCCATCCGGCCGCGGCGGCGCTGGCGATGCGGCTGCTCGGGCCGGAGCGGGCGGTCCTGGTGACGGACGCGGTGGCGGCGGCGGGCGCGCCTCCGGGGACCTACCGGCTGGGGACGCGCGAGGTCGTGGCACAGGACGGTGCGGTGCGTCTGCCCGACGGCACGCTGGCCGGCAGCCTCCTGACCATGGACGCGGCGGTGCGGCGCGCCTTGGCGCTCGGGGCGACCTGCCGCGACGTGGCCCGCATGGCGGCGCTGACCCCTGCAGCGCTCCTGGGGGTCCCGGCCGGCCTCCGCCCCGGGAACCCCGCGGACCTGGTCGTGCTCGATGAGGGTGGGCAGGTGGAGCTGACCCTGGTGGGCGGGGCCGTCGTCTTCCAGGCTGGCCGGTCCTGACGCGAGAGCCGCCTGCCGTCACCCGGGCGCACGGGGAA
This genomic interval carries:
- a CDS encoding cupin domain-containing protein; the protein is MKRVAHHRLAELPAEAVNPYMTRRLVWGERVMAAFMEFKQGAVVPVHAHDNEQITYCISGLMRFTLPDGELLLRPGEVLVIPGGVPHGAECPEDTVEMDIFSPPRQDWIDRTDDYLRR
- a CDS encoding class I SAM-dependent methyltransferase; the protein is MSASGRRQAETRALLAAVTDAGYLLQVRFPGLGVAGALWSRLRYGRLSAGYARAVARDPAYLAPLEVLLSVLGPVEGMIVESGAGTGTATARLLEANPDAPVVAVDRSAAMLSLMEKRSGRVVGVVGDAFRLPVARDVAALAISHNAPCSLVELARVTRRGGHVALVLSAAGRLPACFCTWALRARPADLVPVRTVSAGRGRGWLFRKSEESAAGLR
- a CDS encoding trypsin-like peptidase domain-containing protein, whose protein sequence is MRLAQLVTQHDPEVRDDLPAPGANGPPAREETAAVEVEALDAYSRTVVRAVERVGPAVVSVGLARRAPASLQRRGWPELRGAGSGAIITPDGYILTNRHVVRGADRIAVRLPDGRELQARLVGADPHTDLAVIAVPETGLPAVEFGDSSRLRPGQLVVAIGNPLGFQATVTTGVVSALGRTLRTETGRLIENVIQTDAPLNPGNSGGPLVDFRGRVVGINTAVIAGSQGICFAIPANTAAQVAAQLIRHGRVRRAYLGISAQPHRLDRRLVLQHHLPAETAVRVVEVLPGTPAAAGGIRPGDVVVGLDGQPVTSPDDLQRVLGTEQAIGRPLRVAVLRGVEPLELTVVPGELRDDELPAAP
- a CDS encoding NAD(P)-binding domain-containing protein gives rise to the protein MTQIPGAGSGRLQPAARPFPPGRYPVVVVGSGPGALQVAYALRRLGVEPAVLSGDDAPGGMFRHYPLFQRLITWSKAYPPGGPDGRLYYWHDWNSLIVDDPRERALLPEFMDGSSIFPSREEMARSLVAFAERTRLRVRYGVTWEGTRREAEGFTLLTSDGAYQARVLVFAVGMAQPWKAPIPGIEPVPHYVEAKPLAAYTGKRVLIIGKRNSAFELADALLPVARQLVLLSPRPPLLSLLHRSTAGVRARYAVPYEDHALGGNVFVLDAAVERVERTADGYRVHAQGTTRPGPLVLEREEAIVATGFAAPLGDLRALGVATFAQDRLPGLTPFWESATVPGIYFAGAASQGAVGLRKHGVPSNSGGIGGFRHNARVLARHLVETHFGQRLPRPTLHPEAVVPYLLGEATRASELWNQRSYLARVVAFDRERGITDEGILPLAWFVDAPGPDAVAIVLETDATGDHHPAVYVRRGGRVTEHVLPGDPLLTFERPDHHAQLADILRGLLA
- a CDS encoding MBL fold metallo-hydrolase — protein: ADRSVADQVLEALRLAGVPQAFGPAVLDALRQSRKLFDPLSAVTPLADGATLPCGEGALRVVHTPGHSAGHIALVADDALIAGDVLLEETSANPLVEFTPEGRRVRTLPLLLTSLRRLAALPAETVFPGHGPPFRDPAARAAALLDHHVRRAEEVARLLAAMGPQTAFTLAQRLFPGTDAVHVMLAVAEVVGHLDLLVTDGRVVEEASAAGPTIYRAGARERTARSDVEDDGAREGRSCP
- a CDS encoding cyclic nucleotide-binding domain-containing protein, with translation MTRRQRVQLLRRVALFSGISGRALGMIADRAQEIEFPANRYIVRQGQVGTGFYMIVRGRVRVVRGHEVLNRLGPGEFFGEVSVLDRAPRLAHVITEEPTTCLALASWDFTRLLERHPRITLAILREVVRRLRAVTDQVHH
- a CDS encoding cyclic nucleotide-binding domain-containing protein; this encodes MQAQRPAMDDRIDILAGMALFADLSRAQLEAVAHTFEEEWFSEGQRILRQGLSGAGFYVILDGEVAVRVDGETRATLARGDVFGEVSALLGEPPVADVVALRPLRCLVLAAPEVKGFLLAYPTVMYRMLQVVARRLRHATQWRA
- a CDS encoding VOC family protein, producing the protein MGRVHLTVADLDRALAFYRDALGWRVVAGEVPVPIHAAAGAGGGRTVGLSASGEPPAALVLTEQPGARPQPARTSGLYHVAFLHPDRATLARLLRRLLRLEVPLEGASDHLVSEAIYLADPDGHGIEVYADRPRDRWPRRDGQLQIDTLPLDLVDLLAQAPPDAPWTGAHPAARIGHIHLRTADIAAAAAFYRDLLGFEEVAWYGPRALFLAAGGYHHHIGLNTWAGVGVPPPPPDSVRLVAWAVALPRREALQALAQRVLAAAPERVLGAYDAGSEVGLRLRGPDEVEVDLVAPAPLSPRPLQLLDPEEVVRFT